One region of Flavobacterium sp. KACC 22763 genomic DNA includes:
- a CDS encoding glycoside hydrolase family 35 protein encodes MDKILFKLGVLLICVMPFFTKAQTKGFSISNGEFQKDGKIIKIHSGEMHYERIPKEYWRHRLQMIKAMGLNTVATYVFWNYHEIEPGVWDFKTGNKDLAEFLRIAKSEGLYVILRPGPYACGEWEFGGYPWWLQNNKDLVIRTNSKAFLEACKTYLQQLYAVVKGNFANQGGPIIMVQAENEFGSYVSQRTDISAEDHKAYKTAIYNMLKETGFPEPFFTSDGTWLFEGGAVEGVLPTANGESNIDNLKKQVDKFHKGQGPYMVAEFYSGWLDHWAEPFIKIGSEEIASQTKKYLDAGVSFNYYMVHGGTNFGFTSGANYNEESDIQPDITSYDYDAPISEAGWATPKFMAIREVMQKYSKTKLAPIPEKIPVAKYPNQPIQSSMDVLSWIKKEKAVVNDQPLTFEKLGQGNGYVLYRKRFTQPISSGKLKIEGLRDFATVYVNGVKVGELNRVFKNYELTVNIPFNGILEILVENMGRINYGAEIVHNTKGIISPVFINEYEISGGWEMYKMPMNEVPAIKNETIKSGRPVLYEAAVNIDKPADTFLDMTNWGKGIVFVNGHNLGRYWKVGPQQTLYVPGCWLKAGENKFVVLEQLNENTPKELTFTDQPILDKLN; translated from the coding sequence ATGGATAAGATATTATTTAAGCTCGGTGTATTATTGATTTGCGTGATGCCGTTTTTTACTAAGGCGCAAACCAAAGGATTTTCTATATCTAATGGAGAATTTCAAAAAGATGGGAAAATTATAAAAATACATTCAGGAGAAATGCACTATGAGCGTATTCCTAAAGAGTATTGGAGACATCGATTGCAAATGATTAAAGCCATGGGATTGAATACCGTGGCGACATATGTGTTTTGGAATTATCACGAAATAGAACCAGGTGTATGGGATTTTAAAACAGGAAATAAAGATTTAGCAGAGTTTTTAAGAATTGCTAAAAGTGAAGGATTATATGTAATTCTTAGACCAGGCCCGTATGCATGTGGTGAATGGGAATTTGGAGGATATCCTTGGTGGCTGCAAAACAATAAAGACTTAGTAATTCGTACCAATAGCAAAGCCTTTTTGGAAGCTTGCAAAACGTATCTGCAACAGTTGTATGCAGTCGTAAAGGGAAATTTTGCTAATCAGGGTGGCCCAATTATTATGGTTCAGGCTGAAAATGAATTTGGTTCTTATGTTTCTCAAAGAACTGATATTAGTGCTGAAGATCATAAAGCATACAAAACAGCAATTTATAATATGCTTAAAGAAACTGGGTTTCCAGAGCCTTTTTTCACTTCTGACGGAACTTGGTTGTTTGAAGGCGGTGCTGTTGAAGGCGTGTTACCAACTGCAAATGGAGAATCAAACATAGATAATTTAAAGAAGCAGGTTGATAAATTCCATAAAGGACAAGGACCTTACATGGTCGCAGAATTTTATTCTGGCTGGTTGGATCATTGGGCAGAACCATTTATTAAAATTGGATCTGAAGAGATTGCAAGTCAAACTAAAAAGTATCTTGATGCTGGGGTTTCTTTCAATTATTATATGGTGCACGGCGGTACTAATTTCGGATTTACCTCTGGAGCAAATTATAATGAAGAAAGTGATATTCAGCCGGATATTACAAGCTATGATTATGATGCGCCTATTAGCGAAGCAGGTTGGGCAACACCAAAATTTATGGCTATACGTGAGGTAATGCAAAAGTATTCTAAAACAAAATTAGCACCGATTCCAGAGAAAATACCAGTTGCAAAATATCCAAATCAGCCTATCCAATCAAGTATGGATGTTTTAAGTTGGATCAAAAAAGAAAAAGCAGTTGTAAATGATCAGCCTTTAACATTTGAAAAGTTAGGTCAGGGAAATGGATATGTTTTGTATAGAAAAAGATTTACGCAGCCAATTTCTTCTGGCAAATTGAAAATTGAGGGATTGAGAGATTTTGCTACCGTTTATGTAAATGGAGTTAAGGTGGGTGAATTGAATAGAGTTTTCAAAAATTACGAGTTAACGGTTAATATTCCTTTTAATGGTATTTTAGAAATTCTGGTTGAAAATATGGGACGTATTAATTACGGAGCTGAAATAGTGCATAACACAAAAGGTATTATTTCTCCTGTTTTCATTAATGAATATGAAATTAGTGGTGGTTGGGAAATGTATAAAATGCCAATGAATGAAGTACCAGCTATTAAAAATGAAACGATAAAATCGGGACGACCAGTTTTATATGAAGCTGCAGTAAACATCGATAAACCAGCCGATACTTTTCTTGATATGACCAATTGGGGAAAGGGAATTGTATTTGTTAACGGACACAATCTTGGTCGCTACTGGAAAGTAGGACCACAGCAAACGCTTTATGTGCCAGGCTGTTGGTTGAAAGCGGGCGAAAATAAGTTTGTTGTATTGGAGCAGCTTAATGAAAATACTCCAAAAGAATTAACTTTTACAGATCAGCCGATACTTGATAAATTAAATTAA
- a CDS encoding beta-N-acetylhexosaminidase has protein sequence MKKLVFLLTLISSIFSANAQKVYTESDIRIIPKPTQTLIKTGVFEFTKDTKFVVNGDFQKDAANALASKFGTAAGWKPEVTTKVPASNYVLLKTDPNLKNEAYVLDVNPTNIVISAKGNNGFLYALESIRQLLPEAIESQFAITSAKWQIPSLTINDEPRFKWRGLMLDFSRHFFDKNYVLATIDRLAAHKMNVLHMHLVDDQGWRIEIKKYPKLTEIGAWRVDQENVSWNARLTTNPDEKGTYGGFFTQEELKEIVKYAGTKGIEVIPEIEMPAHVSSAIASYPELACFDQRIGVPSGGVWPLTDIYCAGKETTFEFLQNVLDEVMAIFPSKYVHIGGDEATKTNWAKCPHCQKRIKDEHLKSVAELQSYFVKRIEKYVNSKGKKLIGWDEVLEGGLNPSATIMCWRGEKIGAEAAKQGHDVIMSPESPCYFNFYQGPQNEEPLAFDAYNPLNKVYQFDPVVQGMTPEEASHILGGQANLWAEHIAGPKDSEYMIFPRLAALSETLWSPKEKRNWNDFTTRLFSMFKRYDYQGLNYAKSAYLVTASSTADLANKQVKVELKNEFPNPDIRYVLGNQSIDHHAIKYTTPIEIKETTVLKASLFQDEKPVGKTFTDTIVFHKGFAKKVKYLTPFNENYKGDANTMVNAIRGSKNFHDGQWQAWLVNDMELVIDLEKVESIEQVSVGALESQGAGVNFPIQVKVLISSDGIKYTQVGKITRPYAANPVPELKDFKINFQKQNARFVKVIGGNLKKSPKGESSWLFVDEILVN, from the coding sequence ATGAAAAAATTAGTATTCCTATTAACCCTAATCTCTTCAATTTTCTCGGCTAACGCGCAGAAAGTTTACACGGAAAGTGATATTCGTATCATTCCGAAACCGACTCAAACCCTTATCAAAACAGGTGTTTTTGAATTTACAAAAGATACAAAATTTGTAGTAAACGGTGATTTCCAAAAAGATGCTGCAAATGCTTTGGCTTCTAAATTTGGGACTGCTGCAGGATGGAAACCAGAAGTGACTACAAAAGTTCCTGCGAGTAATTATGTTTTATTGAAAACAGATCCGAACTTAAAGAATGAAGCTTACGTTTTAGATGTAAATCCAACGAATATTGTTATTTCTGCAAAAGGGAATAATGGTTTTTTATATGCTTTAGAAAGTATCAGACAATTACTCCCTGAAGCAATTGAAAGTCAGTTTGCAATTACTTCTGCAAAATGGCAAATTCCAAGTTTGACAATAAATGATGAACCTCGTTTTAAATGGAGAGGTTTAATGCTGGATTTTTCACGTCATTTCTTTGATAAAAATTATGTTTTAGCTACGATTGATCGTTTGGCAGCACATAAAATGAATGTTCTGCACATGCACTTAGTTGACGATCAAGGATGGAGAATTGAAATTAAAAAATATCCAAAACTAACAGAGATTGGTGCTTGGAGAGTTGATCAGGAAAATGTTTCTTGGAATGCTAGATTAACTACAAATCCTGACGAAAAAGGAACTTACGGTGGATTCTTCACGCAAGAAGAATTAAAAGAAATCGTAAAATACGCAGGGACAAAAGGAATTGAAGTGATTCCAGAAATCGAAATGCCGGCTCACGTAAGCAGTGCCATTGCATCTTATCCTGAATTGGCTTGTTTCGATCAGAGAATTGGAGTTCCTTCTGGCGGAGTTTGGCCTTTAACAGATATTTACTGTGCAGGAAAAGAAACTACATTTGAATTTTTACAAAATGTTTTAGACGAAGTAATGGCCATTTTTCCTTCTAAATATGTTCATATTGGAGGAGATGAAGCGACTAAAACCAATTGGGCAAAATGTCCGCACTGTCAAAAGAGAATTAAAGACGAGCACTTAAAAAGTGTAGCAGAATTACAAAGTTATTTCGTAAAACGTATTGAAAAATATGTTAATTCTAAAGGTAAAAAACTAATCGGTTGGGACGAAGTTTTAGAAGGCGGATTAAATCCAAGCGCAACTATTATGTGCTGGAGAGGTGAAAAAATTGGTGCAGAGGCTGCTAAACAAGGCCACGATGTAATTATGTCTCCAGAATCTCCTTGTTATTTTAACTTCTATCAAGGACCTCAAAATGAAGAACCTTTAGCTTTTGATGCTTATAATCCTTTAAATAAAGTATATCAGTTTGATCCAGTTGTACAAGGAATGACTCCTGAAGAAGCTTCGCATATTTTAGGCGGACAAGCCAATTTATGGGCAGAACATATCGCAGGTCCAAAAGATTCTGAATATATGATTTTTCCAAGATTAGCCGCTTTATCAGAAACTTTATGGAGTCCAAAAGAGAAGCGTAACTGGAACGATTTTACAACAAGATTATTCTCAATGTTTAAACGTTACGATTATCAGGGATTAAATTATGCGAAAAGTGCTTATTTGGTAACCGCTTCTTCTACAGCAGATTTGGCTAATAAACAAGTGAAAGTGGAATTGAAAAACGAATTTCCAAATCCAGATATCCGTTATGTTTTAGGAAACCAAAGCATTGATCATCATGCTATAAAATATACCACTCCAATTGAAATTAAAGAAACAACAGTTTTAAAAGCTTCTTTATTTCAAGACGAAAAACCAGTTGGAAAAACATTTACAGATACGATTGTTTTCCATAAGGGATTTGCGAAAAAAGTAAAATACTTAACGCCTTTTAATGAAAATTATAAAGGAGATGCTAATACAATGGTAAATGCCATTCGCGGAAGCAAAAATTTCCATGACGGACAATGGCAAGCTTGGCTGGTTAATGATATGGAATTGGTAATTGATCTTGAAAAAGTAGAAAGTATTGAGCAAGTATCAGTTGGAGCTTTAGAAAGTCAAGGCGCAGGAGTTAATTTCCCAATTCAAGTGAAAGTTTTAATTTCTAGTGATGGAATTAAATATACGCAAGTTGGAAAAATAACACGTCCGTATGCAGCAAATCCAGTTCCGGAGTTGAAAGATTTCAAAATAAATTTCCAAAAACAAAATGCACGTTTTGTAAAAGTAATCGGTGGCAACTTAAAGAAAAGTCCAAAAGGAGAAAGCTCTTGGTTGTTTGTGGATGAGATTTTGGTGAATTAA
- a CDS encoding isoaspartyl peptidase/L-asparaginase family protein, whose protein sequence is MSNRRDFIKKTTLGTLAISSVLGVSGFAANHENEVEEPKEKKQTKPIIISTWNHGLPANKESWKNLKEGKSALDAIEAGMKIPEADPNVRSVGYGGYPDREGKVTLDACIMDHNSNCGSVCFLQGIMHPISVAKRVLQNTPHVMLAGQGALQFALSEGFKEENLLTPESERDWKKWLEDSKYKPVINIENHDTISMLMLDQDGNLSGGCTTSGAAWKMHGRVGDSPIIGAGLFLDNEVGAAAATGLGEAVIRTAGSAMVVELMRQGKSPYDACKEITERIYNKHKNHKDMEYLQVGFIALNKNGEYAGYSLRSGFNYAVSDDVKGHRMEDAKFKMSWDK, encoded by the coding sequence ATGTCAAATAGAAGAGATTTTATCAAGAAAACCACTTTAGGCACTTTAGCTATAAGTTCTGTTTTAGGCGTAAGCGGATTTGCTGCGAATCATGAAAACGAAGTTGAAGAACCAAAAGAAAAAAAGCAGACCAAACCAATTATTATTTCGACATGGAATCACGGTTTGCCTGCAAATAAAGAATCCTGGAAAAATCTAAAAGAAGGGAAATCGGCTTTAGATGCTATCGAAGCTGGAATGAAAATACCTGAAGCAGATCCAAATGTTCGCAGTGTTGGTTACGGAGGATATCCAGATCGCGAAGGGAAAGTGACTTTGGATGCCTGTATCATGGATCACAACAGCAATTGCGGTTCTGTTTGTTTTTTACAGGGAATTATGCATCCAATTTCTGTTGCAAAAAGAGTATTGCAAAATACGCCTCACGTAATGTTAGCAGGGCAAGGTGCATTGCAGTTTGCTTTGTCTGAAGGTTTTAAAGAAGAAAATCTTTTAACTCCCGAATCTGAAAGAGACTGGAAAAAATGGTTGGAAGATTCCAAATACAAACCAGTTATTAATATAGAAAATCACGATACTATAAGCATGCTAATGTTAGACCAAGATGGCAATCTTTCGGGCGGATGTACCACGAGCGGTGCAGCTTGGAAAATGCACGGACGCGTCGGTGACTCCCCAATAATCGGCGCGGGTCTTTTCTTGGACAACGAAGTAGGAGCAGCGGCTGCAACAGGTTTGGGCGAAGCGGTTATTAGAACAGCAGGAAGTGCAATGGTGGTTGAATTAATGCGCCAGGGAAAATCTCCTTACGATGCTTGTAAAGAAATCACAGAGCGTATTTACAACAAACATAAAAACCACAAAGATATGGAGTATCTGCAAGTTGGTTTTATTGCTTTGAATAAAAACGGCGAATATGCAGGTTACAGCTTAAGATCAGGATTTAATTACGCTGTTTCTGATGATGTGAAAGGACACAGAATGGAAGACGCGAAATTTAAAATGTCTTGGGATAAGTAA
- a CDS encoding putative glycoside hydrolase, with amino-acid sequence MVKLLRTSKLQKLSKVLVLVLSLSLFSCGQKENKDQENGKFTFGVWTTADAKKSDADYSKEFKKYKDGGIDEVLINTQTDPKLLARLVPLAKKEGLKVHAWIMAMNRPNDSVALQHPDWYQVSKEGKSCFDNRPYVDYYQWLCPTKEESRNHVLGLVEGLAKVEGIESVHLDYIRFPDIFLPISLLPKYNLVQDVELPQFDFCYCDACVSKFEKEHHKNPKNSHNTSIDMEWKNFRLNAVKAVVDDAYKIAHKHNKKLTAAVFPYPEMADHMVRQRWDKWNIDEVYPMIYHSFYDEEIDWVGYATKQGVADLEGKQTKVNTGIYIQGLKSDAELKEAILLAKKNGATGVSFFDGNALSDSNLKTIKSVKASL; translated from the coding sequence ATGGTAAAATTATTACGAACGAGTAAGTTGCAAAAACTATCAAAAGTTTTAGTATTAGTGCTTTCGCTGAGTTTATTCTCGTGCGGACAAAAAGAAAATAAAGATCAGGAAAACGGTAAATTCACTTTTGGAGTCTGGACAACTGCTGACGCTAAAAAATCGGATGCAGATTATTCGAAAGAATTCAAAAAATACAAAGATGGCGGAATTGATGAAGTTTTAATTAACACGCAAACCGATCCGAAACTATTAGCAAGATTGGTTCCGCTTGCAAAAAAAGAAGGACTAAAAGTTCACGCTTGGATTATGGCAATGAATCGTCCAAATGATTCAGTTGCTTTACAGCATCCAGATTGGTATCAAGTAAGCAAAGAAGGAAAATCTTGTTTTGATAACCGTCCGTATGTAGATTATTACCAATGGCTTTGCCCAACTAAAGAAGAATCTAGAAACCACGTTTTAGGTTTAGTGGAAGGTTTAGCAAAAGTTGAAGGAATTGAAAGCGTACATTTAGATTACATTCGTTTCCCGGATATTTTCCTGCCAATCAGTTTATTGCCAAAATACAACTTGGTTCAAGATGTAGAATTACCACAATTCGATTTCTGTTATTGTGATGCTTGTGTAAGCAAATTCGAAAAAGAGCATCATAAAAATCCAAAAAACAGCCACAATACTTCAATTGATATGGAGTGGAAAAACTTCAGATTAAATGCAGTAAAAGCTGTAGTTGACGATGCGTATAAAATTGCCCATAAACACAATAAGAAATTAACGGCAGCCGTATTTCCTTATCCGGAAATGGCAGATCACATGGTGCGCCAACGTTGGGATAAATGGAATATTGACGAAGTATACCCAATGATTTATCATAGTTTTTATGATGAAGAAATTGATTGGGTGGGTTACGCAACCAAACAAGGTGTAGCAGATTTAGAAGGAAAACAAACGAAAGTAAATACAGGAATTTATATTCAAGGATTGAAATCGGATGCAGAATTGAAAGAAGCAATTTTACTGGCGAAGAAAAATGGCGCAACTGGAGTTTCTTTTTTTGACGGAAATGCTTTATCTGATAGTAATTTAAAAACAATTAAGTCCGTAAAAGCATCGTTATAG
- a CDS encoding carbohydrate-binding family 9-like protein, which translates to MHSRSKLLSLAVFFVGLMGYAQSEKEVTPKSYIAYKASKEIVIDGDGTDKDWEKASWTTPFVDIEGVETPKYKTQVKMLWDDNYYYILAKIEEPHVWANLKQRDTIIFYNNDFEVFIDPDNDTHNYYELEINALNTAWDLFINKPYREKNTVLNDWNITGLKSAVNVDGTLNNASDVDKGWTLEIAIPWSVYKTSYFDDIVPKDKFWKVNFSRVNWQHSVIDGKYERKKDSEGKFLPEYNWVWSPMGVINMHEPEKWAYVYFSSKESDDKFTIPQEEKVKWELYTLYRAQKRYFDKNKSWAKSLQSISKKNIVVDGKVLKPVLENHSSGFNILVKSPFSNKTLIIKEDGKIITNE; encoded by the coding sequence ATGCATAGTAGAAGTAAATTATTGTCCCTTGCCGTTTTTTTTGTTGGATTGATGGGTTATGCGCAATCTGAAAAAGAGGTTACACCAAAAAGTTATATTGCCTATAAAGCTTCAAAAGAAATTGTTATTGACGGAGACGGCACAGATAAAGACTGGGAAAAAGCATCTTGGACAACTCCTTTTGTCGACATAGAAGGTGTTGAAACTCCAAAATACAAGACTCAAGTCAAAATGTTATGGGACGATAATTACTACTATATCTTGGCAAAAATAGAAGAGCCTCACGTTTGGGCAAATCTTAAACAACGCGATACGATTATTTTTTATAATAATGATTTTGAGGTTTTTATCGATCCAGATAATGACACTCACAACTATTATGAATTAGAAATTAATGCATTAAACACGGCTTGGGATTTATTCATTAATAAACCTTATAGAGAAAAAAATACCGTTTTAAACGACTGGAATATCACAGGTTTAAAATCGGCTGTAAATGTAGACGGAACTTTAAATAATGCTTCAGATGTAGATAAAGGCTGGACATTAGAAATTGCCATTCCGTGGTCGGTTTATAAAACATCTTATTTTGATGATATTGTTCCGAAAGATAAATTTTGGAAAGTCAATTTCTCTAGAGTGAATTGGCAGCATTCAGTTATCGACGGGAAATACGAACGAAAAAAAGATTCAGAAGGAAAATTTCTCCCAGAATACAATTGGGTTTGGTCGCCTATGGGAGTGATAAATATGCATGAGCCCGAAAAATGGGCTTATGTGTACTTCTCTTCAAAAGAAAGCGATGATAAATTTACAATTCCACAGGAAGAAAAAGTAAAATGGGAACTATATACTTTGTACCGCGCTCAAAAAAGATATTTTGATAAAAATAAATCATGGGCAAAATCACTGCAAAGTATCAGTAAAAAAAATATAGTTGTTGATGGAAAAGTTTTAAAACCAGTTTTAGAAAATCATTCATCAGGATTTAATATCTTGGTAAAGAGTCCTTTTTCAAACAAAACCTTAATAATCAAAGAAGATGGTAAAATTATTACGAACGAGTAA
- a CDS encoding glycoside hydrolase family 130 protein, producing the protein MSTIPWQDRPENSKDVMWRYSENPIIDRYSIPSSNSIFNSAVVPFGDGYAGVFRCDNKAVQMNIFAGFSKDGINWDINHEPIVMQAGNTEMIESAYKYDPRVVWIEDRYWITWCNGYNGPTIGIGYTFDFKEFFQCENAFLPFNRNGVLFPQKINGKYAMLSRPSDNGHTPFGDIWISYSPDMKYWGEHRLVMKPSPFEQSAWQCTKVGAGPIPILTDEGWLMIYHGVINTCNGFRYAMGSALLDVDSPDQVKYRTQPYLLGPAETYEMVGDVPNVVFPCAALHDIKEDKLAVYYGAADTHVAIAFGKLSEVIQFTKDNSL; encoded by the coding sequence ATGAGTACTATTCCTTGGCAAGACAGACCCGAAAACAGTAAAGATGTAATGTGGAGATATTCTGAGAATCCAATTATCGACAGATATTCGATTCCTTCATCAAACAGTATATTCAATAGTGCAGTTGTACCTTTTGGAGACGGATATGCTGGGGTTTTCAGATGTGATAATAAAGCGGTTCAGATGAATATTTTTGCTGGTTTCAGTAAAGATGGTATCAATTGGGACATCAACCACGAACCAATTGTAATGCAGGCTGGAAATACAGAAATGATTGAATCTGCTTATAAATATGATCCTCGTGTGGTTTGGATCGAAGATCGTTACTGGATTACTTGGTGTAATGGTTACAACGGACCAACAATTGGTATTGGTTACACTTTCGATTTTAAAGAATTTTTCCAATGTGAAAATGCCTTTTTACCATTCAACAGAAACGGAGTTTTATTCCCACAGAAAATCAACGGAAAATACGCGATGTTAAGCCGTCCAAGTGATAACGGACATACGCCATTTGGAGATATTTGGATTAGCTACAGCCCAGACATGAAATATTGGGGAGAACACAGATTGGTGATGAAACCATCTCCGTTTGAGCAAAGCGCTTGGCAGTGTACAAAAGTAGGAGCAGGACCAATTCCAATCTTGACTGACGAAGGATGGTTAATGATTTACCATGGAGTGATCAATACTTGCAACGGTTTCCGTTATGCAATGGGTTCAGCACTTTTAGATGTTGATTCTCCAGATCAGGTAAAATACAGAACACAACCTTATTTATTAGGACCTGCTGAGACTTATGAAATGGTTGGAGACGTTCCAAACGTAGTTTTCCCTTGTGCTGCTTTACACGATATTAAAGAAGATAAATTAGCGGTTTATTACGGTGCGGCTGATACTCATGTAGCCATCGCCTTCGGAAAATTAAGTGAAGTAATTCAATTTACAAAAGATAATAGTTTATAA
- a CDS encoding sodium:solute symporter family protein — protein sequence MNIIDVSIILIYIVMSVGIGIWISRKASKGLDDYFLGGKSIKWYFLGLSNGSGMFDVSGTSWMIGVLFLYGVKSFMFMWLWPIWNQIFVMMFLAVWIRRSKVMTGSEWILTRFGSDQAGKASHIIVAIFAIISTIGFIAYFFVGIGKFVTIILPWDLTVHMNGRVFLTSEQAYALLIIFLTTIYTVKGGMFSVVATEVVQYLIMIVAGVLIAGYAFINYTDIQINSIITPEWKNVFFGWEFETQWSDKFETFNRLIDTEGYKMFGAFIGMTLFKGFFASVAGPTPSYDLQRVLSTKSVKEAAYMSGFTNLILFIPRYLLITGIVVIALVNLAPELNANVNLTGADLELLMPKVVNLYIPVGIKGILLAGLLAAFMSGFSAFVNAGPAYIVNDIYKKYFKPVASNKHYIKVSQISSFLVVGLGVFMGFFADSINSLTLWITSALYGGYVAANFLKWIWWRFNGWGYFWGMVGGLIAASLQFILDQNKGNLEAGTFLHDLSQVPSIYLFPLIFGMSILGCLLGTYLSKPTDMEVLKSFYSNVRPWGFWTPVYKQLKAEDQSFQKNNDFYLDMMNCVIGIVWQSSMILLPIYFIIRDYPKALVALAVFLVTTTVLKFTWLDRVRRIEE from the coding sequence ATGAACATTATTGACGTATCAATCATTTTAATCTATATCGTAATGTCGGTCGGTATAGGAATCTGGATTTCGAGAAAAGCATCTAAAGGTTTGGATGATTATTTCTTGGGAGGAAAATCTATCAAATGGTATTTTTTAGGTTTAAGTAACGGCTCTGGAATGTTTGATGTTTCGGGAACTTCCTGGATGATTGGCGTTTTATTTCTTTATGGCGTAAAAAGTTTCATGTTCATGTGGCTTTGGCCGATATGGAATCAGATTTTTGTGATGATGTTCCTCGCGGTCTGGATTAGGAGATCAAAAGTAATGACAGGTTCTGAGTGGATTCTAACTCGTTTTGGAAGCGATCAGGCAGGAAAAGCATCGCATATTATTGTAGCTATTTTTGCTATTATTTCTACAATTGGTTTCATCGCTTATTTCTTCGTTGGAATCGGGAAATTTGTAACCATCATTCTTCCTTGGGATTTAACGGTTCATATGAATGGGAGAGTTTTCTTGACTTCAGAACAAGCTTATGCATTGTTAATCATTTTCTTAACTACAATTTATACGGTTAAAGGCGGAATGTTTTCTGTTGTAGCGACAGAGGTTGTGCAATATTTAATTATGATTGTTGCCGGAGTTTTAATCGCGGGTTATGCATTCATTAATTATACAGATATTCAGATTAATTCGATAATTACGCCAGAATGGAAAAATGTTTTCTTCGGATGGGAATTTGAAACACAATGGAGCGATAAATTCGAAACTTTCAATAGGTTAATTGATACAGAAGGTTATAAGATGTTTGGCGCTTTTATCGGAATGACACTTTTCAAAGGATTCTTTGCGAGTGTTGCAGGACCAACTCCGAGTTACGATTTACAGCGTGTTCTTTCTACAAAATCGGTAAAAGAAGCGGCTTATATGAGTGGTTTTACCAACTTGATTTTATTTATTCCTAGATATTTATTAATCACAGGAATTGTAGTTATTGCTTTAGTGAATTTAGCACCAGAATTAAATGCAAACGTTAATCTTACAGGAGCAGATTTAGAATTGTTGATGCCAAAAGTGGTAAATCTTTATATCCCAGTTGGAATTAAAGGAATCCTTTTAGCAGGATTATTAGCAGCGTTTATGTCTGGATTCTCTGCTTTCGTAAACGCAGGACCAGCGTATATTGTAAATGATATTTATAAAAAATATTTCAAGCCAGTTGCTTCAAACAAACATTACATCAAAGTAAGTCAGATTTCTTCTTTCTTGGTTGTTGGTCTTGGAGTTTTCATGGGATTCTTTGCAGATTCTATCAACTCATTAACACTTTGGATTACAAGTGCTTTGTATGGTGGTTACGTAGCAGCCAATTTCTTAAAATGGATTTGGTGGCGTTTCAACGGATGGGGTTATTTCTGGGGAATGGTTGGCGGATTAATCGCTGCTTCTCTTCAATTTATTTTGGATCAGAACAAAGGAAATTTAGAAGCTGGAACATTCTTGCATGATCTTTCGCAAGTGCCATCCATTTACTTATTCCCATTAATTTTCGGAATGTCAATTTTGGGTTGTCTTTTAGGAACTTACTTAAGTAAACCAACTGATATGGAAGTTTTAAAATCTTTCTATTCAAACGTAAGACCTTGGGGATTCTGGACTCCGGTTTACAAACAATTAAAAGCGGAAGATCAGTCTTTCCAAAAAAATAATGATTTCTATTTAGATATGATGAATTGTGTAATTGGTATTGTATGGCAGTCAAGCATGATTTTGCTTCCAATTTATTTCATCATTAGAGATTATCCAAAAGCTTTAGTAGCATTAGCAGTTTTCTTAGTGACGACTACAGTGCTGAAGTTTACTTGGTTGGATCGAGTTAGGAGGATTGAAGAATAG